A genomic region of Arachis stenosperma cultivar V10309 chromosome 9, arast.V10309.gnm1.PFL2, whole genome shotgun sequence contains the following coding sequences:
- the LOC130949246 gene encoding uncharacterized protein LOC130949246 has protein sequence MEKHSYGQLYHAQLDLKEENPLARLISKAKLITCDETPMISKVVVLGGDFRQILPVIPRGSRQDIIQSSINSSYLWHNCEVLKLTKNMRLSLGENNNIQELKNFAKWLLKIGDDLAGDTTDGESIVHIPSDILIKNSKTALDDLIDFVYPDMLSNLSVENYFKDRAILAPTLDCVTDVNNKMTTWLPGQERVYLSSDSVCAEEGNIEFELDTFSPEILNGINCLGLPPHTQVGSEGWRSCYVAAEYRPN, from the exons atggaaaaacattCTTATGGTCAACTATATCATGCTCAATTAGATCTAAAGGAG GAAAATCCTCTTGCAAGGTTAATATCCAAGGCCAAATTAATCACATGTGATGAAACTCCAATGATAA GTAAAGTTGTTGTTCTCGGAGGAGATTTTAGACAAATTTTACCTGTGATTCCCAGAGGCTCAAGGCAAGATATAATTCAGTCTTCTATTAATTCTTCATATTtgtggcataactgtgaggtttTGAAGCTTACAAAAAATATGAGATTGTCACTAGGTGAAAATAACAACatacaagaactcaaaaattttgcaaaatggcTACTAAAAATTGGTGATGATTTGGCTGGTGATACAACAGATGGTGAATCGATCGTTCATATACCATCTGACATTTTGATTAAGAACTCTAAGACAGCTTTGGATGACCTCATTGATTTCGTGTATCCAGATATGTTATCCAATTTATCCGTTGAAAATTATTTCAAGGATAGAGCAATTCTTGCACCAACTTTGGATTGTGTCACTGATGTCAACAACAAGATGACTACATGGTTACCTGGACAAGAAAGAGTCTACTTAAGTTCAGACTCTGTGTGTGCTGAAGAGGGAAATATAGAATTTGAGTTAGATACTTTTTCGCCGGAGATTCTAAATGGAATAAATTGTTTAGGTCTACCACCACATACACAAGTTGGTTCTGAAGGTTGGCGCTCCTGTTATGTTGCTGCGGAATATAGACCAAACTAA